Below is a genomic region from Oreochromis niloticus isolate F11D_XX unplaced genomic scaffold, O_niloticus_UMD_NMBU tig00007223_pilon, whole genome shotgun sequence.
TCTGGGACACTTATAATGCTGCATTCATGATTAGGATCGACTTCTTGATTCCTAGGAGAGAAAGTCAATATTGAAACTACGTATTTATTCCAGGTGGAGATTGAATCGTTGAGAGCAGATTGTGACAGCAGGTGGATGTAAGACCAATGTACTGTACAACTGATGAACTGAATGAGCAGCCCAAGGAATGGATAACTTGCAATGCTGTAACTTCttaatgtttgtgttgtgtaCAGGAGACAAGAGAAGGTGGCTGTCACTGTGtggatttgtttgtgtgtgtgtgtgtgtgtgtgtgtgtgtgtgtgtgtgtgtgtgtgtgtgtgtgtgtgtgtgtgagagagagagagaaactatTAAATATTGCCTTTTGAGGAATATGCAACATTCAACAGAGGATAATGCTACTTGGTGGAATGTTTGTACTGTAAAGATTAAGTAACAGATGAATAaagacatttgttttggtttattttataaGAGATAAAAGAAATGTGTAACAGCTGAAGGTTGGAGCAGCTCttaaccataacactgaacttTATTTTCCTGATCCTCTAAAGTTTATTCATTGTCCAGGTGGTACATTCGTCCATACAGGCAGGCAGTGACCAGGCCACCCTTcgtgtttgaatgtttcatggTCAGTCTCCCGTCTGCAGCTTTCTCCAGACTCTCTGGCTGCTCCAGGAACATTCGGCTTGTCAGAATAGATGGGTACACGTATTTGGTGTCAAGTTCccctccaacaggaagtccattTTAGACTCTGCTTCTTCCGCTTCCTGTCCACAAGAGCTCTGATCCAACCCTGCACAACAGACTACTGCACAAACCTGTAGATATTTAACATGTGGCAATAAAAGTAGTGAGTTGTCAGTTTTAACCTTTTTAGAATATTCAAATTCATGTGATTCTTGCCTGCAATGCGTAACGTCCGTTGACGGTGTGTGTTCCTGCAAGTGCGCCGAAAGCATAGAGCTCTTTATGGTCTTGCAGTAACCACCTGTACTGCAGGCGGCAGCAGAAAGTGCCGTTGCACACTTTAATGTCGCCTTGTGTCTCATTTAAGAGGACAATGTAATGTGTCATACATCATAGAGGAGATGAAGGTGGGgtaggagggaggaggagggtcATCACAGCTATCTTGGTAGCAGTATCCAGAGTCTGTAGCCGCTGATATTGTTGACTCCCCACCACAGCCTCCACCTCTTTGGCTGCACTTTGTTTTACCTCAAGTGGCTCCAAACTGGCACTCTGGCACCAGCAGCCTGCCTCCTCTGGGTCCCTTTCCTGGCGTGGTGGTAGGTGGCAGAAAAGGGGTGTAGATGCCACTTCCTGTCATGATGAGCCTGTCATTACGATGTTGACAGCTAGTAGGGTGACGTTGGCAGCCAGACTGATGCCTGCTGAAACTGGATTGAATCCAGCAGGGGGAGCTGGTTCATCaggccaggggtcggcaacccgcggctccggagccgcatgcggctctttagtccttatagtgcgctccgcgtggtttgggaaataaattagaagtatttcgctgaagtgtattttatttatgttagttctttaacttgtagttctaaattggagattattgtgatattgaatataatataaattatattctattattttttcctcgctcaatataagcgtccactcgcggaagccggtattcccaccgaaacaccgtgcatttatcggACTTTCAACCCCGGGTAGGccattatggatcttcggatccacattatgtcagcagctgcaccgtgaactatgttaaagacaaacatgctcacgcctcacagacagatgacagcttacagtcctgcgtaaactgacttcgcacagcaccgattagcagacgctgtgcgcagaggttcaggagcagaagtcccattgtaaacataccacggcagacccgacgatgtttgcatgaacgcgctttcacacgcggttgctgtacgcatacagccggctgtagcttcgcagctcacagcccgacacacaccacacaacagcacagatagcgcagactttaaggcggcgaggcgtgattgcgggtgccgctcaggtgcgtccgcttcctgcagcggcgctgcagaccacgcccccgccgcacgaattaaccaggtaaaatacatatttaggcagaatttgcaaatatctattttcaatttttcagcagcatagagcttttttttttaccaattatttttaaagtcaggtcaggctccaaaagcccaaaggagatataagggaggcggctcacaacagtttttgtttgctacatggatcattttagttcagctgggtgtctttgcttttgttatatttctttaagagttcaaaatgtgttgattacataataaaatgtaattttctctgtgcacttcatggatttcataagcagcaaccttagttgttcacacaaaggtacaaaacaatatatacagtgttatcttcattttagatgtcaaaagtatttgcggctcccagtgttttcttttgcgtggaaccgggtccaagtggctctttgggtgtaaaaggttgcagaccctgGCGTAGGGTTTCAGAGAGTTTTGTGGCTATAACGTAGCTACAGCGTAGATTACCCGTATAAATCCTCAGGTACATGGAACGTTCTCTGCTCAGTGGTGTTGGATCCTGATCacccatgtttgtgtttcagtgggtgatgggagtcaaagaggagatatTGGTCTGTGTGTCTCCACAGTTGTTCTCAAACTAAGAAGGCGCTTGGACAGGAGACGAACCTGATGGCTCCTTCACTTtcatcaacatttctttcaactttatattAAGTTTGTCAGTGAAGCTATGAATGGAATTCAGCCTCGGAATCAATCCCAGATTGTTtatctgcttttattgtgataaTGAGGGAACAGGCCTCACATGGCCATGAAGTGCATATGGTACTTTTGAGtcccccccccaccacacaATACTTTGTCTTTAGAGCTAATAATTATAACAATGGTGTGCCACACATTATacattttttacctttttttaccTGAAACAGGTGATCAGTCTGTCGATACAGAGACACAGGCAACCATTCATTCAGCTATTTAgcgtcaccagttaacctaacgtgCATATGGGGTATCATGTGCGTACACATGGAGAggcccagctcactgattcaaTCCAGGACCTCTTACTGTGAGGCGACCATCACTACTTATTATCTGCAAAAGTTTCACTGTATTTATGAGTCGAGACATGAAAATGTCCTCTAAGTTTCAGATTACAGGTGTTTGATAGCTGGATGACTCGATGAATCACTGACTTTGATTGTTATATTGTTCAGTTATAAAATAATGACTCAGACACGTTGAACCTTGAAATAATAAACTATATTTAATAAGGTCAACTTCACTTGATTAAAGACCTTCGTTTTCTTTCAGGAACACGTTACACCTCATGCCATGATTCAAAACCGAGtttttttctaagattttttttcttgcatttcaTAAGAAACCTTAATATCATCTTCAGTTAATTTATTACAGTATCGAATAATGTATATGTCTATCACATGACATTGTAGTAATTTCAGTCAATATTTCCCTACAAGATTCAGGCAGAGAGAAATTTTCATCATCACAGGAAACGACTTCACAAAGAGACACATGAAGAGAGCAAGACCTgggaggggaggagaggaggctgaacacaacacagacactgaaatatcatacaccaaaaaacaaaagatgacCTGGGATGTAGCCTGGACCCAGCACAGCAGGATCTCTTTTCACAGCTTCTACAGAAACAGGTGAGGAGGAGACTGACTCCAGGAATGGcgcttgtttgtgtttctgctcagTCTGTCTGAACCGAGCTGTGGTTGTGCGTGTCACACTTGCTCACTTTATTTCACAGAGACTCAGATGTTTTGAATCCTACTGTGGGGAATCGATCCGACAGAATACCTACAGGCATCCATCACAGTAGACCATGCTGCTATACGTACGTACACCGGGCTTCATCATGCATGTGCAGGGGAACACGGAGGGGAAGCAAACATGGATGCACACTGGGAAGGATCAGGTAGGAGGGGAGGCTGAAAAGAGCTGGGGGTGGGGCATTACATCTAGCTACAGAACAGCGAAGGCCAAAGGCGACGTTAGTACAGAAGTTGTGGAACATGGACATTGTCCGGACATTGTAGACAGTTCTGTTTTTGGTCCTGGGCACACCGAGGTCACAAATGCACATTGTGGAGGTGATTCGCTCTGTTCTGCTGGTGCTGGTCATTACCAAGAGTTCAGCAGacctctgcatgtgtgtgtgtgtcatatctATTGTTGGTCCCACCTGGTGGTTTGAGTGAGTAAACTACTGTTCAGGGGATTGTTTGAACCTCACACACAACAACCTGCCTCACAGCCACGGCTATATCTACAAACTTCAGCTCACACAGCCTGAGACTGACATTATACTGGCATGTTCCACACTGTTTCTTTATGTAACATGCTACTTACACTCAAGTTCCTCCGTCACAAGGACGACATGAAGAGTGTACACTGGCGGAGGGTTATGACACACTGCGGCAGAAAAAGACACGGACTGAGCTCGAACAATGTAAGCTGCAGCGGAACCTTTTCTCGTATTGCACATTGAAACCTAATTGCTCAAATAACTCCAACTGTTCTCCTCAAGACCTGCAGCACATCTTATGCTTAGAGAAATATcttctataataataatatataaattatCTACTATACatgaaaacaagcacaaatgaGTTAGCGGACATCTATTTCAGTAAATTAGATGCTTTAAGTTTGGTTATGATGCACTACTACACCGTTAAGGGAGATTTCTCACTGTGGAAATATATCAAGTCTAACCCACTAAATTCAGACCCATGTAGTCTACATACCAGCTTTATACACTGAACTATCCTAAATGttgtttagaaatacaaataatctACCTTGGCTACATCTGCAAGGAAAAGATACAAACTGGATTTTAGAAGTTTACAAAGTTAGTCAGGGTTAACCAATCAAATCCTTTTCAATTATCATGTTAACAACAATAAAGAGTTCCACTTGTATAGCACTTATCATCTGTGGGTGAGAGGTTTATAATGCAATGTCCTCAAGAAATATTTAATGGACTGAAATTAGgcagttataataataatatatgtatAATTAAGCTTctagtcattattattattatagacaATCTTACTGCTGTTTGTTGTGACATTTTTCACCGCTGGCTTTCCTGCTTCATGCATCTCAGTGCTGAACATAGTAGCCTGAAGTGCCAGCGTGGAATGTCGAAACGATTAGAGCGTGTTCGCACCCATCCAGTGTTTTATGGTGTATTTAGCAGCCGGTTTCTTCAGTAGCTTGTGAACTTTGTTCCAGTCTGCCATGCAATACTGAGCACACATGCATGCCTTGCAGAGCCATGTTTCTGCTGTGGCATATGATGACTGTGCTGCTCCCGTGTAGACATCTCGTTTCAGGTAGACCTCTGGTCTTTAATcagacttctttttttgttattacaaCGATGCGCTGGCTTTCCATAAGAAGGAAAGTAATTTTTAATGTTTGGTAATGTGCTCTAAGCAGACATGAATAGACAACATGATGGGTCCACCTGGATCTGGTGTTATCCGAACCAGTGGAACACGAGACGTTCTCCTTCGTATATTGCACAGTAACCACTTATGAATGATGGAGGAAAGATAGCACACACGTGTTTTGTTACGTTAAATAAAGTGCAGCCTGGGCAGTTTGTACGCAGAATCTTGATACTAGATTTTTTTACTTGAGCTTCCCTTAAGGCATTCTTTGTTTGCTATCTTAAAGCTTAGTTGCTGTAGACTACAGTCTGCGCCTATTAATGTGTAGTTATTAGCTTTTCCTAACAACGCTGCAGACCGGATGCTGATGATGGCATCAGCAACTTTAGAGACTTTATTTTTGAGAGTAACTAACACTGTTGAGTCTTGTTACCACCCGTACATGTTTGTCTGCCCATGCTGCTGTCACTTAGATAAAGGATGGACGAGTCTGCCACTAACGTACACAGCGATGGCTGACTGCAGCTCATCAGCCCATCTGACTGCCTCAGACAAGTTTTTAATGACACTGCACACATCAGGGTGTGTGAGCGCATATTTGGTCCTTCAGGAGGAAATGTCCTTTTTGTTCCTCCCGGACCAACGGCTTCTTCTGTTTATACAGGAAGATTTAACATCAAGGACTAGCTGACAGTTTCTGTTCACCGAGTCGACACAAACACGGATGTAATTTACAGGTGGATATTAGGCTGGTTATTCCCTTTTTCATAGCATGTACATGACTATAATGTGAAGATGCTCTGTACATGGCTATACATGCAAAACTAATCCTTCAGCTTTATATGCAAGCCCCTGTCAGAGGCTGTGGTCCGGTAAAGGATTAGTACAAG
It encodes:
- the LOC100694007 gene encoding LOW QUALITY PROTEIN: biotinidase (The sequence of the model RefSeq protein was modified relative to this genomic sequence to represent the inferred CDS: inserted 8 bases in 6 codons), producing MNQLPLLDSIQFQQAXSLAANVTLLAVNXRNDRLIMTGSGIYTPFXATYHHARKGTQRRQAAGARVPVWSHLXGKTKCSQRGGGCGGESTISAATDSGYCYQDSCDDPPPPSYPTFISSMMYDTLXIVLLNETQGDIKVCNGTFCCRLQYRWLLQDHKELYAFGALAGTHTVNGRYALQVCAVVCCAGLDQSSCGQEAEEAESKMDFLLEGNLXTKYVYPSILTSRMFLEQPESLEKAADGRLTMKHSNTKGGLVTACLYGRMYHLDNE